From the Lathyrus oleraceus cultivar Zhongwan6 chromosome 4, CAAS_Psat_ZW6_1.0, whole genome shotgun sequence genome, one window contains:
- the LOC127135220 gene encoding rop guanine nucleotide exchange factor 3: protein MDNSSNFDSTSSVDQNDHSVSETPEYSPFSRDSFAYCRTNSEVSNLSEAVDDNSYASDRSPSPWMSAKHGAVLSRLGMKQRKHSLDGKSDDLDILESELEMMKERFSKLLLGEDMSGGGKGVCTAVTISNSITNLYATVFGQNLKLEPLKPEKKAMWKREMNCLMSVCDYIVEFAPTAQYLDDGTIVEMMTSRPRSDIYINLPALQKLDTMLIEIFDSFQDTEFWYAEQGSISGNSNRSSRSNAGSFRIIAQRKDEKWWLPVPCVHTGGISDKSRKHLIEKRDCANQIHKAAMAINSSVLAEMDIPETYMANLPKSGRSSLGDPIYRYMHSTDKFSPGNLLDCLKISTEHEALELADRVESSMYTWRRKACLSHSKSSWNKVKAHMADTDQNDKNYVLAERAETLLFFLKQRYPELSQTSLDTCKIQYNQDVGKAILESYSRVLEGLAFNIVAWIEDVLCADKSMRN, encoded by the exons ATGGACAATTCGTCGAATTTCGACTCAACTTCTTCTGTGGATCAGAATGATCATTCAGTCAGTGAAACTCCTGAGTATTCGCCATTCAGCAGAGACTCTTTCGCGTATTGTCGGACTAATTCGGAGGTTTCGAACTTATCCGAGGCTGTTGATGACAATAGTTACGCCAGTGACCGTTCGCCTTCGCCGTGGATGAGTGCGAAACACGGAGCTGTTCTTTCGAGATTAGGGATGAAGCAGAGAAAGCATTCATTGGATGGTAAATCTGATGATTTGGATATCTTGGAATCAG AGCTTGAAATGATGAAGGAAAGATTTTCTAAGCTGCTTTTGGGGGAAGATATGTCTGGTGGTGGTAAAGGCGTTTGCACTGCGGTTACAATATCGAATTCGATCACCAATCTCTATG CAACTGTatttggacaaaatttgaagttGGAGCCTCTAAAGCCTGAGAAGAAAGCTATGTGGAAAAGAGAAATGAATTGTCTTATGTCTGTTTGTGATTACATAGTAGAATTTGCACCAACTGCACAATACTTGGATGATGGCACAATTGTGGAG ATGATGACGAGTAGACCGAGGTCGGATATTTATATCAACCTTCCAGCTCTACAGAAGCTTGACACAATGCTCATA GAAATATTTGATAGTTTCCAGGATACTGAATTCTGGTATGCAGAACAAGGGAGCATATCAGGAAACTCGAACCGCAGTTCGCGTTCGAACGCGGGCTCGTTTCGGATCATTGCTCAAAGAAAAGACGAGAAGTGGTGGTTGCCAGTTCCTTGCGTTCACACCGGTGGCATCTCTGATAAGTCGAGGAAGcatttgattgagaaaagagaTTGTGCTAATCAAATTCATAAAGCCGCTATGGCAATAAATAGCAGTGTTCTTGCTGAGATGGATATTCCTGAAACATACATGGCAAATCTTCCTAAG AGCGGAAGATCGAGTCTCGGGGACCCGATTTATCGGTACATGCATTCTACAGACAAGTTTTCACCCGGAAACCTTCTCGACTGTCTCAAAATAAGTACCGAACACGAAGCACTTGAACTAGCAGATAGAGTTGAATCTTCGATGTACACATGGAGACGAAAAGCTTGCTTAAGCCATTCAAAATCATCATGGAACAAAGTAAAAGCTCATATGGCTGACACCGATCAAAATGACAAAAACTATGTCTTAGCCGAAAGAGCCGAGACTTTGTTGTTTTTCTTGAAACAAAGATATCCTGAACTTTCACAAACTTCCTTGGACACATGCAAGATTCAATACAATCAG GATGTAGGAAAAGCAATACTAGAAAGCTACTCAAGAGTGTTAGAAGGATTAGCATTCAATATTGTTGCTTGGATTGAAGATGTTCTTTGTGCAGATAAATCTATGAGGAACTAA